The Vicia villosa cultivar HV-30 ecotype Madison, WI linkage group LG1, Vvil1.0, whole genome shotgun sequence genome includes a region encoding these proteins:
- the LOC131644500 gene encoding ABC transporter C family member 5-like: MPTPQFLHKISTFMVTSYSQSSLLGLSVLELAAICVNLTLVLLFLFVVSVKKILVNKRNRIGKDNTTVSDSVVIDRETTSHVSNISGWFKLSVLSCFYVLCVQLLVLGFDLCVLIWGETLHWLVLFVSASQVLAWCVLSFSALNSKFKGLEKFPFLLRVWWILSFVICLCGLYVDGRGFWVEGYEYFCSRAVANFAVTPGLAFLGVVAVRGVTGIQVCKNSDLQEPLLVVEGEEELGCLKVTPYWDAGLFSLATLSWLNPLLSLGAKRPLELKDIPLVAPSERAKTSYKVVNSNWEKLKAENQNQNLSKQPSLAWALLKSFWKEAALNAVFAGLTTLVSYVGPYMISYFVDYLGGIETFAHEGYILAGIFFMAKLVETLTTRQWYLGVDILGMHVRSALTAMVYRKGLRLSSSAKQSHTSGEIVNYMAVDVQRVGDFAWYLHDMWMLPLQIALALVILYKNVGIAFVATLIATIISIVVTIPVARIQEEYQDKLMSAKDERMRKTSECLRNMRILKLQAWEDRYRIRLEEMRGVEYKWLRKALYSQAFITFIFWSSPIFVSAVTFATTIFLGTQLTAGGVLSALATFRILQEPLRNFPDLVSTMAQTKVSLDRISNFLQDEELREDATTVLPPGTSNTAIEIMDGVFSWDTSSSRPTLSGIHVKVERGMSVAVCGTVGSGKSSFLSCILGEIPKLSGEVRLCGSAAYVSQSAWIQSGNIEENILFGNPMDKAKYKNVIHACSLKKDLELFSHGDQTIIGERGINMSGGQKQRIQLARALYQDADIYLLDDPFSALDAHTGSELFREYVLTELVDKTVIFVTHQVEFLPAADLILVLKEGQIIQAGKYDDLLQAGTDFRTLVSAHHEAIEAMDIPNHSSSEDSDEDESLDTSIMSMKKSISSVNDISSLAKEVPEGSSDSKEIKEKKKKAKRSRKKQLVQEEERVRGRINMKMYLSYMSAAYKGLLIPLIIIAQALFQFLQIASNWWMAWANPQTEGDEPKVTPMNLLLVYMALAFGSSCFIFVRAVLVATFGLAAAQKLFFNMLRSIFHAPMSFFDSTPAGRILNRVSIDQSVVDLDIPFRLGGFASSTIQLIGIVAVMSQVTWQVLLLVVPMAIGCLSMQKYYIASSRELVRIVSIQKSPIIQLFGESIAGAATIRGFGQEKRFLKRNLYLLDCFARPFFCSLAAIEWLCLRMELLSTCVFAFCMFSLVTFPRGSIDPSMAGLAVTYGLNLNGRLSRWILSFCKLENKIISIERIYQYSQIPNEAPQVIEESRPPSSWPENGTIQLIDLKVRYKENLPLVLHGVSCLFPGGKKIGIVGRTGSGKSTLIQALFRLVEPANGSILIDNIDISGIGLHDLRTHLSIIPQDPTLFEGTIRGNLDPLEEHSDKEIWEALDKSQLGEIIRAKGEKLDTPVLENGDNWSVGQRQLVSLGRALLKQSKILVLDEATASVDTATDNLIQKVIREEFKDCTVCTIAHRIPTVIDSDLVLVLSDGLVAEFDTPSRLLEDKSSMFLKLVTEYSSRSNGMPEL, translated from the exons ATGCCTACACCTCAATTTCTCCATAAAATCTCTACTTTTATGGTAACTTCTTATTCACAATCATCGCTTCTCGGATTATCCGTATTAGAACTTGCTGCAATATGCGTGAATCTCACTCTTGTTCTCTTGTTCCTCTTTGTTGTCTCGGTAAAAAAGATTCTCGTCAATAAGAGAAATCGAATAGGTAAAGACAACACTACTGTGAGCGATAGTGTTGTTATTGATAGAGAAACAACAAGTCATGTTTCAAATATAAGTGGTTGGTTCAAGTTATCAGTGTTGTCTTGTTTCTATGTTCTGTGTGTGCAACTTTTGGTCTTGGGATTTGACTTATGTGTTTTGATATGGGGTGAGACTTTACACTGGTTGGTTCTTTTTGTTTCGGCTTCACAGGTTTTGGCTTGGTGTGTTTTGAGCTTCTCGGCTTTGAATAGCAAGTTTAAGGGGTTAGAGAAGTTTCCATTTTTGTTAAGAGTTTGGTGGATTTTATCGTTTGTTATTTGCTTGTGTGGTTTATATGTTGATGGAAGAGGCTTTTGGGTGGAGGGTTATGAGTACTTTTGTTCTCGTGCTGTTGCGAATTTCGCTGTTACACCAGGACTTGCTTTTTTAGGTGTGGTTGCGGTTAGGGGGGTTACTGGTATACAGGTTTGTAAAAACTCTGATCTTCAAGAGCCATTGCTTgttgttgaaggagaagaagaactaGGGTGTCTTAAAGTTACTCCGTATTGGGATGCAGGACTTTTTAGCTTAGCGACGCTTTCTTGGCTGAATCCGCTTCTTTCCCTTGGTGCAAAGAGACCACTTGAGCTTAAGGATATTCCACTTGTTGCGCCGAGTGAAAGAGCTAAGACGAGTTACAAGGTTGTGAATTCTAACTGGGAGAAGTTGAAGGctgaaaatcaaaatcaaaatctatCGAAGCAACCTTCGTTAGCTTGGGCATTACTCAAGTCATTTTGGAAGGAAGCGGCTTTGAATGCTGTATTTGCTGGCTTGACTACTTTGGTTTCGTATGTAGGTCCATACATGATAAGTTACTTTGTTGATTACTTGGGTGGTATAGAGACTTTTGCTCACGAGGGTTATATCCTTGCTGGTATATTCTTTATGGCGAAGCTTGTGGAGACGCTGACGACTAGACAGTGGTATCTAGGAGTGGACATATTAGGTATGCATGTTCGGTCGGCTCTAACTGCAATGGTGTATAGGAAGGGACTCAGACTCTCGAGCTCGGCGAAGCAAAGTCATACAAGTGGGGAGATTGTTAACTACATGGCTGTTGATGTTCAGAGGGTTGGGGATTTTGCTTGGTACCTTCATGACATGTGGATGCTGCCTCTGCAAATTGCTCTTGCTCTTGTAATTTTGTATAAGAATGTTGGAATTGCTTTTGTTGCAACATTGATTGCTACAATCATTTCCATTGTGGTCACTATTCCTGTGGCTAGGATACAAGAAGAGTATCAAGACAAGTTGATGTCTGCTAAGGATGAAAGGATGAGAAAAACATCAGAGTGTCTGAGAAATATGAGGATTCTTAAGCTGCAAGCTTGGGAGGATCGATATAGAATAAGATTGGAGGAAATGCGCGGAGTAGAGTACAAGTGGCTAAGGAAAGCACTTTACTCTCAGGCTttcataactttcattttttGGAGCTCCCCTATATTTGTTTCGGCAGTCACATTTGCTACTACTATATTTTTAGGAACTCAGTTGACTGCAGGTGGAGTTCTCTCTGCTTTAGCTACTTTCAGGATTCTCCAAGAACCTCTAAGAAATTTTCCTGATTTGGTATCAACCATGGCTCAGACAAAGGTTTCTCTTGATCGCATATCCAATTTCCTGCAGGATGAAGAATTGCGGGAAGATGCAACTACTGTCTTGCCTCCCGGGACTTCTAACACTGCCATAGAAATTATGGATGGTGTCTTTAGCTGGGACACTTCTTCCTCTAGGCCTACTCTATCAGGAATACATGTGAAAGTGGAGAGGGGAATGAGTGTAGCTGTTTGTGGCACTGTTGGTTCAGGGAAAtcaagttttctttcttgcatCCTTGGAGAGATTCCAAAGCTTTCTGGTGaa GTAAGACTGTGTGGTTCTGCCGCATATGTTTCACAATCAGCATGGATACAGTCAGGAAATATAGAAGAAAATATTCTGTTTGGAAACCCAATGGATAAAGCAAAGTACAAAAATGTTATTCACGCTTGTTCACTAAAAAAGGACCTGGAGCTTTTCTCACATGGAGACCAAACAATTATTGGTGAAAGAGGTATAAATATGAGCGGTGGCCAGAAGCAACGGATTCAGCTTGCACGAGCACTTTACCAAGATGCTGATATTTATCTCCTTGATGATCCCTTTAGTGCACTTGATGCCCACACTGGATCAGAACTATTCAGG GAGTATGTATTGACAGAACTAGTAGATAAAACTGTCATTTTTGTGACCCATCAAGTTGAATTTCTTCCAGCTGCTGATTTGATACTG GTTCTTAAAGAAGGCCAGATCATACAGGCAGGAAAGTATGATGATCTTCTACAGGCAGGAACAGATTTTAGAACTCTAGTTTCAGCTCACCATGAAGCAATAGAGGCTATGGACATTCCTAATCACTCTTCCTCAGAAGATTCAGATGAAGATGAGTCCTTGGATACATCTATTATGTCCATGAAGAAATCTATTTCTTCTGTTAATGACATTAGCAGTTTGGCAAAGGAAGTTCCCGAGGGATCTTCAGATTCTAAAGAAAttaaggaaaagaagaagaaggcaaAGCGCTCAAGAAAAAAACAGCTTGTCCAGGAAGAGGAGAGGGTTAGAGGTAGAATCAACATGAAAATGTACTTGTCTTACATGTCTGCCGCATATAAAGGCTTATTGATTCCCCTCATCATCATTGCTCAAGCACTATTCCAGTTCCTTCAGATTGCCAGCAATTGGTGGATGGCTTGGGCGAATCCTCAGACAGAGGGAGACGAGCCCAAAGTAACGCCCATGAATCTTCTTCTTGTTTACATGGCCCTTGCCTTTGGAAGCTCGTGTTTCATATTCGTAAGGGCTGTTCTTGTTGCTACATTCGGTCTAGCAGCAGCGCAGAAGCTATTCTTCAACATGCTTCGAAGTATCTTTCATGCACCAATGTCGTTCTTTGATTCTACACCAGCTGGAAGGATCCTGAACCGT GTTTCAATTGATCAAAGTGTTGTGGACCTTGACATTCCTTTTAGACTTGGAGGGTTTGCTTCATCAACAATACAGCTTATTGGCATTGTTGCTGTAATGTCACAGGTTACATGGCAAGTTTTGCTCCTAGTTGTCCCAATGGCAATTGGTTGTTTGTCGATGCAG AAATACTACATTGCTTCATCAAGGGAACTGGTACGTATTGTAAGCATCCAGAAATCTCCAATTATACAACTCTTTGGTGAATCAATTGCTGGAGCAGCCACCATCAGAGGTTTTGGACAAGAAAAAAGGTTCTTGAAAAGAAACCTCTATCTTCTGGATTGTTTTGCGCGACCATTCTTCTGCAGTCTTGCTGCTATTGAGTGGCTCTGTCTGCGCATGGAATTACTTTCAACTTGTGTATTTGCTTTTTGCATGTTCTCACTTGTGACATTTCCTCGTGGAAGTATTGACCCCA GCATGGCTGGACTTGCTGTGACGTATGGCCTGAATTTAAATGGACGCTTGTCTCGTTGGATACTTAGCTTTTGTAAACTTGAAAACAAAATAATATCTATTGAAAGAATCTATCAGTACAGTCAAATTCCTAATGAAGCACCACAAGTTATTGAAGAATCTCGCCCGCCATCCTCATGGCCTGAGAATGGGACAATCCAACTAATTGATTTGAAG GTTCGTTACAAGGAAAATCTTCCCTTGGTGCTTCATGGAGTATCCTGCCTATTTCCTGGAGGAAAGAAGATTGGAATAGTTGGACGAACTGGCAGTGGCAAATCTACTCTGATTCAGGCATTATTTCGATTGGTTGAACCAGCAAACGGGAGTATCCTTATAGACAACATTGATATCTCAGGAATTGGCCTTCATGACCTTCGAACCCATTTGAGTATCATACCACAAGATCCGACCTTATTTGAGGGCACCATTCGAGGCAATCTGGATCCTCTTGAAGAGCATTCTGATAAAGAGATTTGGGAG GCACTAGATAAGTCTCAGCTTGGAGAGATCATTCGTGCGAAAGGAGAAAAACTCGATACACCAG TGCTAGAAAATGGTGATAATTGGAGTGTAGGACAACGGCAACTTGTTTCTCTTGGCCGAGCTCTGCTGAAGCAGTCAAAGATTCTTGTACTCGATGAAGCAACAGCATCTGTTGATACTGCTACTGATAATCTTATCCAGAAGGTTATCCGAGAAGAGTTCAAAGACTGCACTGTTTGCACTATTGCACATCGTATTCCTACTGTGATTGACAGTGATCTTGTCCTAGTACTCAGCGATG GTCTAGTTGCAGAGTTTGACACTCCATCGCGGCTATTAGAAGACAAGTCATCCATGTTTTTGAAGTTGGTGACTGAATATTCATCGCGATCAAATGGCATGCCAGAGCTTTAA